From Rutidosis leptorrhynchoides isolate AG116_Rl617_1_P2 chromosome 3, CSIRO_AGI_Rlap_v1, whole genome shotgun sequence, a single genomic window includes:
- the LOC139896653 gene encoding uncharacterized protein: MALEWVVLGYAAAAEAVMIILLTLPGLNSLRKGLISVTTSLLKPFLSVVPFCLFLLADIYWKYETRPSCESHTCSPSEHLRHQKSIMKSQRNALLIGAALVFYWILYSVTKLVVRVDQLNQRIEKLKNKE, from the coding sequence ATGGCTTTAGAATGGGTGGTTCTAGGTTACGCAGCGGCGGCAGAGGCCGTAATGATCATCCTGTTAACTCTCCCGGGCCTCAATTCACTCCGCAAAGGTCTAATTTCGGTCACAACTAGTCTCCTGAAACCCTTCCTTTCAGTCGTACCGTTTTGTTTGTTTTTATTAGCAGATATTTACTGGAAGTACGAAACTAGACCTAGCTGTGAATCGCATACGTGTTCACCTTCTGAGCACTTACGTCATCAAAAATCAATCATGAAGAGTCAGCGTAACGCTTTGCTTATTGGTGCCGCTCTTGTGTTTTACTGGATCTTGTATTCTGTTACGAAGCTCGTTGTTCGTGTTGATCAGCTTAATCAACGAATTGAGAAGCTGAAGAATAAGGAGTAA
- the LOC139896654 gene encoding uncharacterized protein has product MSNHTNNMQPTLPRRNSRYAWYDNNNRVNLDLVSPPPRPFSPVLDEGGVVDQWLLSLQDRIFTIPPNIMSFPRPLMQLLVFHDNLANDTYLQSRRVHQHSQQQDSEIIPSADQRKALEKLKKEIYNPIPKKIIQRLGSFSKQNNARKSNGNEKKDKQVNGNDDDDDYKKCVICLEDFQVKEIVMVTPCHHLFHEECIVPWVKSHGKCPVCRFLLCEKSETSSTNNDNLVSNRITNDLMSIVTSGSTSNINGPFWRS; this is encoded by the exons ATGAGCAACCATACAAACAATATGCAACCGACTTTACCACGCCGTAACAGTCGTTATGCGTGGTACGACAACAACAATCGGGTCAACTTGGATTTGGTATCTCCACCACCACGTCCTTTTTCACCTGTTTTG GATGAGGGTGGTGTTGTAGATCAATGGTTGTTGTCACTGCAAGACAGAATCTTTACTATACCGCCGAACATAATGAG TTTCCCACGACCTCTTATGCAACTTCTAGTGTTCCACGATAATTTGGCAAATGATACTTACTTGCAGTCAAGACGAGTACATCAACACTCCCAACAACAAGATTCTGAGATAATCCCATCAGCCGATCAAAGGAAAGCATTGGAGAAGCTTAAGAAAGAGATTTACAATCCTATTCCGAAGAAGATAATACAAAGACTCGGTAGTTTTTCTAAACAAAATAATGCTAGAAAATCGAATGGGAATGAGAAGAAAGATAAACAAGTGAATGGAAACGACGACGATGATGATTATAAAAAATGTGTTATATGCTTGGAAGACTTCCAagtgaaagaaattgtaatggttaCACCATGTCATCATTTGTTTCATGAGGAATGCATCGTGCCGTGGGTGAAAAGCCATGGCAAATGTCCTGTTTGCAGGTTTTTATTATGTGAAAAGAGTGAAACGTCGTCAACAAATAATGATAACTTGGTCAGTAACCGAATAACAAATGACTTGATGTCTATTGTAACATCTGGGAGTACTTCTAATATCAATGGCCCTTTTTGGCGTTCATAA
- the LOC139896655 gene encoding nudix hydrolase 17, mitochondrial-like: MVAIAIARSGRDLQRYNCGQRVVVGCIPYRLKGGIKASSNNLEDALEVLVISAQRKGKGMLFPKGGWELDEEIKAAALRETIEEAGVTGTVEGELGKWCFKSKGNDAYYEGHMFPLLVKEQLDQWPEKAIRQRYWVSAAKAKESCQYGWMKEAVDLLVTRLESTPTKVDDMAV, from the exons ATGGTGGCCATAGCAATAGCTCGTAGTGGTAGGGACTTACAGCGTTACAACTGCGGTCAACGCGTTGTTGTTGG ATGCATACCTTACAGATTAAAAGGTGGAATTAAGGCATCAAGCAATAATCTTGAAGATGCACTCGAGGTGCTTGTGATAAGTGCTCAAAGAAAAGGCAAAGGAATGTTGTTTCCTAAG GGTGGTTGGGAATTAGATGAAGAGATAAAGGCTGCTGCTTTAAGAGAAACAATAGAAGAAGCCGGTGTAACTGGAACTGTTGAG GGTGAATTGGGAAAATGGTGTTTTAAGAGTAAAGGCAATGATGCATACTATGAAGGGCATATGTTTCCTTTACTTGTGAAGGAGCAACTTGACCAATGGCCTGAGAAAGCCATTCGCCAAAGATATTGG GTGAGTGCAGCTAAAGCTAAAGAATCTTGCCAATATGGTTGGATGAAGGAAGCAGTGGACTTGCTAGTAACTCGACTCGAGTCAACTCCAACAAAGGTGGATGATATGGCAGTTTGA